Proteins encoded in a region of the Rhizobium sp. CC-YZS058 genome:
- a CDS encoding M23 family metallopeptidase, whose translation MSQGSASRIFGTRKELPILILARGEDVRHMRVRPWMTATALCLVGLLSLGYLAATAYLVLRDDLIGGTMARQARMQHDYEDRISALRAQVDRVTSRQLLDQQVVEDKVETLLKQQQALSSRHGRLGSLIERAEDSGLSAPRASMPAFSEDHAGAGAARGVQAIERLIGLKPKAQETVAALGFAPAPLPGESISDRADRMFSKVTLSLKDLEREQQARIAALTEGARDTADEIETIVARTGLKMTVDAGVSAPAEAQDAVGGPYVAPRSEDDFDRSLVTLDTALERLEAVRGEVRKLPFDNPAPQSEITSSFGNRLDPFLGRLALHAGIDFRLGVGSRVAAAAPGRVIVAGRNGGYGNMVEIDHGRGVTTRYAHLSTILVNVGDVVKEGDPIAKSGSTGRSTGPHLHYEIRLNGEAVDPMRFLNAGLKLKSYVE comes from the coding sequence GTGTCGCAGGGATCGGCAAGCCGCATCTTCGGAACGCGCAAGGAACTGCCTATCCTGATCCTCGCCCGTGGCGAGGACGTGCGCCACATGCGCGTCCGGCCCTGGATGACGGCAACGGCACTCTGCCTCGTCGGCCTTCTCAGCCTCGGCTATCTCGCCGCAACCGCCTATCTCGTCCTGCGCGACGATCTGATCGGCGGCACCATGGCACGCCAGGCCCGCATGCAGCATGATTATGAAGACCGCATTTCCGCGCTGCGCGCCCAGGTCGACCGTGTCACGAGCCGCCAGCTTCTCGACCAGCAGGTGGTGGAAGACAAGGTCGAGACGCTGCTCAAGCAGCAGCAGGCGCTGTCCTCGCGGCACGGGCGTCTGGGATCACTGATCGAACGGGCCGAAGACTCAGGGCTTTCCGCGCCGCGCGCGTCGATGCCTGCATTTTCGGAGGACCATGCGGGAGCGGGTGCTGCGCGTGGCGTCCAGGCGATCGAGCGGCTGATCGGGCTGAAGCCGAAGGCCCAGGAGACCGTCGCGGCGCTTGGCTTTGCCCCTGCCCCGCTGCCGGGCGAGTCGATCTCCGATCGCGCCGACCGGATGTTTTCAAAGGTGACCCTGTCGCTGAAGGATCTCGAGCGCGAGCAGCAGGCCCGCATCGCCGCGCTCACCGAGGGCGCCCGCGACACGGCAGACGAGATCGAGACCATCGTCGCCCGTACGGGGCTGAAGATGACGGTGGATGCGGGTGTTTCCGCGCCGGCCGAGGCCCAGGATGCCGTCGGCGGCCCCTATGTCGCGCCGCGGAGCGAGGATGACTTCGACCGCTCGCTCGTCACGCTCGACACGGCGCTGGAACGGCTGGAAGCGGTGCGCGGCGAAGTGCGCAAGCTGCCCTTCGACAATCCCGCCCCGCAAAGCGAGATCACCTCGAGCTTCGGCAACCGCCTCGACCCCTTTCTCGGCCGTCTGGCGCTGCATGCCGGCATTGATTTCCGGTTGGGCGTCGGCAGCCGCGTCGCCGCGGCGGCTCCCGGACGCGTCATCGTCGCCGGCCGAAATGGCGGCTATGGCAACATGGTCGAGATCGACCATGGCCGAGGCGTGACGACCCGCTATGCCCACCTCTCAACCATCCTCGTCAATGTCGGCGACGTCGTGAAGGAAGGCGATCCGATCGCGAAATCGGGTAGCACCGGACGCTCGACCGGGCCGCATCTTCACTACGAGATCCGCCTGAACGGCGAGGCCGTCGACCCGATGCGCTTCCTCAATGCCGGCCTTAAGCTGAAGAGCTATGTCGAATAG
- a CDS encoding NUDIX domain-containing protein has translation MAKPGLDSPGLGCGLAILRDDRILLCRRLKAPEAGHWTITGGKIDFMEASQDAARREAEEESGLSIGAIEFLCLSEQRIMADRQHWVSLIYVTRDAEGEPGLTEPDKLADTAFFPLDALPSPLSVFAKDAIRALRAREV, from the coding sequence GTGGCCAAGCCCGGTCTCGATAGTCCCGGCCTCGGCTGCGGGCTGGCGATCCTGCGGGACGATCGCATCCTGCTCTGCCGCCGGCTGAAGGCGCCCGAAGCCGGGCACTGGACGATCACCGGCGGCAAGATCGACTTCATGGAAGCCTCGCAAGACGCTGCCAGACGCGAGGCCGAGGAAGAAAGCGGCCTCTCGATCGGCGCGATCGAGTTTCTTTGCCTCAGCGAACAGCGCATCATGGCCGATCGCCAGCACTGGGTTTCGCTGATCTACGTGACGCGCGATGCCGAAGGCGAACCAGGGCTGACCGAGCCGGACAAGCTCGCCGACACCGCCTTCTTCCCCCTCGACGCCCTCCCCTCGCCACTCTCCGTCTTCGCGAAGGACGCCATCCGCGCTCTGCGCGCGCGCGAAGTCTAG
- a CDS encoding DEAD/DEAH box helicase: protein MTTFADLGLSQKVLSAVTDAGYSTPTPIQAGAIPPALMRRDICGIAQTGTGKTASFVLPMLTLLEKGRARARMPRTLILEPTRELAAQVAENFEKYGKNHKLNIALLIGGVSFDEQDRKLERGADVLICTPGRLLDHCERGKLLMTGVEILVIDEADRMLDMGFIPDIERIAKLIPFTRQTLFFSATMPPEIQKLADRFLQNPERIEVAPPSSTAKTVTQRLVACHGKDYEKRAVLRDLIRAQTDLTNAIIFCNRKIDVADLHRSLTRHGFSVGALHGDMDQSSRTKTLAGFKDNAITLLVASDVAARGLDIPAVSHVFNFDVPIHAEDYVHRIGRTGRAGRSGAAFTLVARRDTKFVDAIEKLIDQKIEWLSGGLDDLPPPMETIDTGRGERKGGRERDRDSKRGGRGRERDRDRASRQPVPQDALRDSSHKADIKADDHQAEPESVATGTDPVRAERKADTRQQNNGRSGNRQPSHYPANDDNRDRRNRHRRDQDDGPTPVGFGDDIPAFMLIAGKA, encoded by the coding sequence TTGACCACATTCGCTGATCTCGGCCTGAGCCAAAAAGTCCTCTCTGCCGTCACTGACGCCGGCTATTCGACGCCGACGCCGATTCAGGCGGGCGCGATCCCGCCGGCCCTGATGCGGAGGGATATTTGCGGCATCGCCCAGACAGGAACGGGCAAGACCGCCTCCTTCGTGCTGCCGATGCTGACCCTCCTCGAAAAGGGCCGCGCCCGGGCTCGCATGCCGCGCACCCTGATTTTGGAGCCGACCCGCGAGCTGGCGGCCCAGGTGGCCGAGAACTTCGAGAAATACGGCAAGAACCACAAACTGAACATCGCGCTCTTGATCGGCGGCGTCTCTTTCGACGAGCAGGACCGCAAGCTGGAGCGCGGCGCAGACGTGCTGATCTGCACGCCCGGCCGTCTGCTCGACCATTGCGAGCGCGGCAAGCTCCTGATGACCGGCGTCGAGATCCTCGTGATCGACGAAGCCGACCGAATGCTCGACATGGGCTTCATTCCCGACATCGAGCGCATCGCCAAGCTCATTCCCTTCACCCGCCAGACCCTGTTCTTCTCGGCCACCATGCCGCCGGAAATCCAGAAGCTGGCCGATCGCTTCCTGCAGAACCCGGAGCGGATCGAAGTGGCGCCGCCCTCCTCGACCGCCAAGACCGTGACGCAGCGCCTCGTCGCCTGCCATGGCAAGGACTACGAGAAGCGCGCCGTGCTGCGCGACCTGATCCGCGCCCAGACGGATTTGACGAACGCCATCATCTTCTGCAACCGCAAGATCGATGTCGCCGACCTCCACCGGTCGCTGACGCGCCACGGCTTCTCGGTGGGCGCGCTGCATGGCGACATGGACCAGAGCTCGCGCACCAAGACGCTGGCTGGCTTCAAGGACAATGCAATCACGCTGCTGGTGGCCTCCGACGTGGCGGCCCGCGGCCTCGATATTCCGGCCGTCAGCCACGTCTTCAATTTCGACGTGCCGATCCACGCGGAAGACTATGTCCACCGAATCGGCCGTACGGGCCGTGCCGGCCGCTCGGGCGCCGCCTTCACGCTGGTCGCCCGCCGCGATACGAAATTCGTCGATGCGATCGAGAAGCTGATCGACCAGAAGATCGAATGGCTGAGCGGCGGCCTCGACGACCTGCCGCCGCCGATGGAAACCATCGACACCGGGCGCGGCGAGCGCAAGGGCGGCCGCGAGCGGGATCGCGACAGCAAGCGCGGCGGCCGTGGCCGGGAGCGCGATCGCGACCGGGCATCGCGCCAGCCCGTCCCGCAGGATGCGCTGCGCGACAGCAGTCACAAGGCCGACATCAAAGCCGACGATCATCAGGCCGAACCCGAATCGGTCGCAACAGGGACGGACCCCGTGAGAGCAGAACGCAAGGCAGACACCCGCCAGCAGAACAACGGCCGTTCCGGCAACCGTCAGCCCTCTCATTACCCGGCGAACGACGACAATCGCGATCGCCGCAACCGCCATCGGCGCGACCAGGACGACGGCCCGACCCCTGTCGGCTTCGGCGACGACATTCCCGCCTTCATGCTGATCGCCGGCAAGGCCTGA
- a CDS encoding molybdopterin-binding/glycosyltransferase family 2 protein produces the protein MKFGSVPLRDACGARLAHSVPLAAGRLAKGTVLGEAELSALAEVGLKEVVVARLEPGDIGEDEAAALIADALPQDALRRSPAATGRINLHAKADGLFVADSVLVDAVNRIDPAITLACLRDHVAVRAGDMVATVKIIPLAVAQRPVEQAAARLREARAFSVKPFRARTVGLVATELPVLKRKTMDKTRAVLEARLSRSGSRLSDEQRVPHRVEPVAAAIADLAQRVEMIVVFGASAVTDSEDVIPAAIRAAGGIVTRVGMPVDPGNLLVLGCVGSVPVIGAPGCARSPKENGFDWILDRLMADEEVGDMEIGGLGVGGLLAEIASRPRPRNLSTDAYEAVQLVVLAAGQARRMGPGGAHKLLAEFDGVPLVRRSVETAMAASAAPVIVVTGHRETEIRAALEGCRVRFVSNPDYASGMASSLRTGVAAAPRAAGIMVVLADMPAVTAQDLKRLIAAFKAEDGAAVVRAVADGKRGNPVILPRALFDAIGDLTGDVGARHVIETGGLPIVDVEIGPGAHLDLDTVEAIETAGGVLRG, from the coding sequence ATGAAGTTCGGTTCTGTTCCGCTGCGTGATGCCTGCGGTGCCAGGCTCGCCCATTCGGTGCCGCTTGCGGCAGGGCGGCTCGCCAAGGGGACCGTGCTCGGCGAGGCCGAACTCAGCGCCCTAGCCGAGGTGGGCTTGAAGGAGGTGGTCGTCGCCCGGCTGGAGCCCGGCGATATCGGCGAGGACGAGGCAGCCGCACTGATCGCCGATGCCTTGCCGCAGGACGCTCTCCGCCGATCCCCGGCGGCAACAGGCCGCATCAACCTCCACGCCAAGGCCGATGGCCTGTTCGTCGCCGATTCGGTGCTGGTCGATGCGGTCAACCGCATCGATCCCGCCATCACGCTCGCCTGCCTGCGCGATCATGTGGCGGTGCGGGCCGGGGATATGGTGGCGACCGTCAAGATCATTCCGCTCGCCGTGGCGCAACGGCCGGTCGAGCAGGCCGCGGCGCGGCTTCGCGAGGCCCGGGCCTTTTCGGTCAAGCCGTTTCGCGCCCGAACCGTCGGGCTGGTGGCGACGGAACTGCCGGTGCTGAAACGGAAGACCATGGACAAGACCAGGGCTGTGCTGGAGGCTCGCCTGTCCCGCTCGGGCAGCCGACTCTCGGACGAGCAGCGCGTGCCGCACCGGGTCGAGCCTGTGGCCGCGGCCATTGCCGATCTCGCGCAACGGGTGGAGATGATCGTCGTCTTCGGCGCCTCGGCCGTGACGGATTCAGAGGATGTGATTCCCGCGGCAATCCGGGCGGCGGGCGGCATCGTCACGCGGGTCGGGATGCCGGTCGATCCCGGCAATCTCCTGGTGCTCGGCTGCGTAGGCTCGGTGCCGGTGATCGGCGCGCCGGGCTGCGCGCGCAGCCCGAAGGAAAACGGCTTCGACTGGATCCTCGACCGGCTGATGGCCGACGAAGAGGTCGGCGACATGGAGATCGGAGGGCTCGGCGTCGGCGGCTTGCTTGCCGAAATCGCCAGCCGCCCGCGCCCGCGCAATCTCTCGACGGACGCTTACGAGGCGGTGCAGCTTGTCGTGCTGGCGGCCGGGCAGGCGCGGCGCATGGGGCCGGGCGGTGCGCATAAACTGCTGGCGGAGTTCGACGGCGTGCCGCTCGTGCGCCGTAGCGTCGAGACGGCCATGGCCGCAAGCGCCGCGCCGGTCATCGTCGTCACCGGCCACCGGGAGACGGAGATCCGGGCGGCGCTCGAAGGCTGCCGCGTCCGTTTCGTCAGCAATCCCGATTATGCGAGCGGCATGGCCTCCTCGCTGCGCACCGGCGTTGCTGCGGCGCCACGGGCTGCCGGCATCATGGTCGTGCTTGCCGACATGCCGGCCGTGACCGCGCAGGACCTCAAGCGGCTGATCGCGGCCTTCAAGGCGGAGGATGGCGCAGCCGTGGTCAGGGCGGTGGCGGATGGCAAGCGCGGAAACCCGGTGATCCTGCCCCGCGCCCTGTTCGACGCCATTGGCGACTTGACGGGCGATGTCGGCGCGCGTCATGTGATCGAGACCGGCGGCCTGCCGATCGTCGATGTCGAGATCGGCCCCGGCGCCCATCTCGATCTCGATACGGTGGAGGCGATCGAGACGGCCGGGGGCGTGCTGAGGGGCTGA
- a CDS encoding flavin reductase, whose amino-acid sequence MPNLEKSRLEPPHYREAMSRLAGHVHIVTAGSGDERRGVTITAACSVSDDPPSLLVCLNAGNPRNAIFASAGAFALNMLGASQQALADIFSGRAKIAAEERFAHGVWRVGETGAPVLDEAVATFECRLTEMKTISTHTVLFGAVEAVHLGPRQPALLYHERLYRTL is encoded by the coding sequence ATGCCGAATTTGGAGAAGAGCCGTCTGGAGCCGCCGCATTATCGGGAGGCGATGAGCCGGCTTGCCGGGCATGTGCATATTGTGACCGCCGGAAGCGGCGACGAGCGTCGTGGGGTGACGATCACCGCCGCCTGCTCGGTTTCCGATGATCCGCCTTCGCTGCTTGTCTGCCTGAATGCCGGCAACCCGCGCAATGCGATCTTCGCCTCGGCCGGCGCCTTTGCGCTCAATATGCTCGGCGCCAGCCAGCAGGCGCTTGCCGATATCTTTTCCGGGCGGGCGAAGATAGCCGCCGAGGAGCGGTTCGCGCATGGCGTCTGGCGCGTGGGCGAAACGGGCGCGCCTGTTCTCGACGAGGCCGTTGCCACCTTCGAGTGCCGGCTGACCGAGATGAAGACCATCTCGACCCATACGGTGCTGTTCGGCGCGGTCGAGGCGGTGCATCTCGGACCGCGCCAACCGGCCCTTCTCTATCACGAGCGGCTCTATCGCACCCTCTGA
- a CDS encoding XdhC family protein encodes MPEPDNAPPPSAPSSAARSIPETARDWLTAGRSVALATVIETWGSAPRPAGSHLVIDQDGSFEGSVSGGCVEGAVVAEALEVIETGRCRLLEFGVADETAWRVGLSCGGRITVFVQRLGEGFSHDDLIRLADAARDRKSAVARIDLTNGATAVSVEGEEGLRDDGRLARREGDLFVSPYRPAPRLVVIGAVHISQALAPMAALAGFAVTIIDPRSAFATPERFAGIDLVADWPDDVLAGRPLDRHTALVAVTHDPKIDDPALTLALRAGCFYIGALGSRKTHAARVLRLQASGFATGEIDQIAAPIGLPIGAATPAEIAVAILAQLIATLRSPAEAARVGSAP; translated from the coding sequence GTGCCAGAACCCGACAACGCCCCGCCACCCTCCGCACCTTCCTCCGCCGCCCGCTCCATTCCGGAGACCGCGCGAGATTGGTTGACCGCGGGCCGGTCGGTTGCGCTCGCGACTGTGATCGAGACCTGGGGTTCGGCGCCGAGGCCGGCCGGCAGTCATCTGGTGATCGACCAGGATGGAAGTTTCGAAGGGTCCGTGTCCGGCGGTTGCGTCGAAGGCGCTGTCGTGGCCGAGGCGCTCGAGGTGATCGAAACGGGCCGATGCCGCCTGCTCGAGTTCGGCGTGGCAGATGAAACGGCCTGGCGGGTAGGCTTGTCCTGCGGCGGGCGAATCACCGTCTTCGTCCAACGGCTCGGCGAGGGCTTTTCACACGACGATCTTATCCGGCTGGCGGATGCCGCGCGGGATCGGAAGAGCGCGGTCGCGCGGATCGACCTGACGAACGGCGCGACCGCGGTCTCGGTTGAAGGGGAGGAGGGCTTGCGCGACGATGGCCGGCTCGCGCGGCGCGAGGGGGACCTGTTCGTCTCGCCCTACCGGCCGGCGCCGCGGCTTGTCGTCATCGGCGCCGTCCATATCAGCCAGGCCTTGGCGCCGATGGCTGCGTTGGCCGGTTTTGCGGTCACCATCATCGATCCACGCAGCGCCTTCGCAACGCCGGAGCGTTTCGCGGGGATCGACCTTGTCGCCGACTGGCCGGACGACGTGCTGGCGGGGCGCCCGCTCGACAGGCACACGGCACTCGTGGCGGTGACCCACGATCCGAAGATCGACGACCCCGCTCTGACCCTGGCTCTGCGAGCCGGCTGCTTCTATATCGGCGCGCTCGGCAGCCGGAAGACGCATGCCGCGCGCGTTTTACGGCTGCAGGCCTCCGGTTTTGCGACCGGGGAGATCGACCAGATCGCCGCGCCGATCGGCCTGCCGATAGGCGCGGCGACGCCGGCAGAGATCGCGGTGGCGATCCTCGCGCAGCTGATCGCGACGCTGCGCAGCCCGGCCGAGGCGGCGCGCGTCGGTTCGGCGCCATGA
- a CDS encoding ABC transporter substrate-binding protein — protein MIRPLAAVFLALSASAAPFLVPSAFAAGLKVAVVAPVEGLLAPLGRQILEGARFGAEARGTEIVPVTETCEASDAASLKAALKATGAEAAIGFLCTESLEAVLPDLGPQAVPAITLSVRSEILMEDALKNGWPFWRLAPTARMESLRLSEVILGRWRGEPLALIDDGTIHGREIIDSVRTALGEIGVTATFTDTFRPAQDQQIGLVRRLSRSGATHVLVGGDRSDIAIIARDAASESVPLTILGGDAMNAPDQPVPLADGVLAVTRPEPATLPSAAETVQSMRAAGLQPDGYVLPAFAAVSLLEQAKDQAEADGSPLTAALSKGPYATALGPIRFDGGHELAENPFRLMEWRDGRFQPLPAPAGNTP, from the coding sequence ATGATCCGCCCGCTTGCCGCTGTTTTTCTTGCTCTTTCCGCCAGTGCTGCACCGTTTCTCGTCCCGTCCGCCTTCGCCGCCGGGCTGAAGGTGGCGGTCGTGGCGCCGGTGGAGGGGTTGCTGGCGCCGCTTGGGCGGCAAATCCTGGAGGGCGCGCGCTTCGGAGCGGAGGCCCGCGGCACCGAGATCGTTCCGGTGACCGAAACCTGTGAGGCGAGCGATGCGGCAAGCCTGAAGGCGGCCCTCAAGGCCACAGGGGCCGAGGCGGCGATCGGCTTTCTCTGCACGGAGAGCCTGGAGGCGGTGTTGCCGGACCTCGGCCCGCAGGCCGTGCCCGCCATCACGCTCAGCGTGCGCTCCGAGATTCTGATGGAAGATGCGCTCAAGAATGGCTGGCCGTTCTGGCGGCTCGCGCCCACCGCCCGCATGGAATCGCTGCGTTTGTCCGAGGTCATTCTCGGGCGCTGGCGGGGCGAACCCCTGGCCCTGATCGACGATGGGACCATCCATGGGCGCGAGATCATCGACAGCGTGCGGACGGCGCTCGGCGAAATCGGCGTGACGGCGACCTTCACCGACACGTTCCGTCCCGCGCAGGACCAGCAGATCGGCCTGGTGCGGCGCCTGAGCCGCAGTGGCGCGACCCATGTCCTCGTCGGCGGCGACCGCAGCGACATCGCCATCATCGCCCGCGATGCGGCAAGCGAATCGGTGCCGCTCACCATCCTTGGCGGTGATGCGATGAATGCGCCGGACCAGCCCGTGCCGCTTGCAGATGGCGTTCTCGCCGTGACGCGGCCCGAGCCTGCCACCCTGCCCTCGGCGGCGGAGACCGTGCAATCCATGCGCGCGGCCGGTTTGCAGCCCGATGGCTATGTATTGCCGGCCTTCGCCGCCGTGAGCCTGCTGGAACAGGCGAAGGACCAGGCGGAGGCGGACGGTTCGCCCCTGACCGCCGCTCTCTCCAAGGGCCCCTACGCCACCGCGCTCGGCCCCATCCGCTTCGATGGCGGGCATGAGCTGGCGGAAAACCCGTTCCGGCTGATGGAATGGCGGGACGGGCGCTTCCAGCCCCTGCCCGCCCCCGCCGGGAACACGCCGTGA
- a CDS encoding TfoX/Sxy family protein → MDTAAIEDLFSALGPVSIRRMFGGKGIYFDGVIIAIELNDEILLKADADSAPAFAAAGARQWGYENKAGRPVLMPYWSIPDEALDDPETLALWVRRAYEAGRRADARAAKPSSARTRRRSLDGE, encoded by the coding sequence ATGGACACTGCAGCGATCGAGGATCTGTTCAGCGCGCTCGGGCCCGTCAGCATCCGGCGCATGTTCGGCGGCAAGGGCATCTATTTCGACGGCGTCATCATCGCGATCGAGCTCAACGACGAGATTCTGCTCAAGGCCGATGCCGACAGCGCGCCGGCCTTTGCGGCGGCCGGCGCCCGGCAATGGGGCTATGAGAACAAGGCCGGCCGGCCGGTGCTCATGCCCTACTGGTCCATCCCCGACGAGGCGCTCGACGATCCGGAGACGCTCGCGCTCTGGGTCCGCCGCGCCTATGAGGCGGGACGGCGGGCTGACGCGCGCGCAGCCAAGCCCTCATCCGCCCGAACGCGACGGCGCAGCCTCGACGGCGAGTGA
- a CDS encoding ferritin-like domain-containing protein — translation MIAAQPTPPVRLHSLRDGAARAIAADDLDLKTELAQDAARRWMERRLSLRSPLDHAVPDRPGRPARPTLIPPQQVPRRSLHSLRGRIALLHSIAHIELNAVDLALDIVARFAGARVPNSFFDGWMKVAFEEAKHFRLVRARLQALGADYGDLPAHDGLWQAAHDTRNDLTARLAVVPLILEARGLDVTPALQAKMRETGDHESAAVLDVIYEDEKGHVAVGAKWFRFLCAREKRDPAAAFQALVRANFRGPLKAPFNDVARAEAGLTPSFYRSMTASTNI, via the coding sequence ATGATCGCGGCGCAGCCGACACCGCCGGTCCGCCTCCATTCGCTGCGGGACGGGGCGGCGCGGGCCATTGCGGCCGATGACCTCGACCTCAAGACTGAGCTTGCCCAGGACGCGGCGAGGCGCTGGATGGAGCGGCGGCTGTCGCTCCGTTCACCGCTCGACCACGCTGTCCCCGATCGTCCGGGGCGGCCGGCGCGGCCGACCCTCATTCCGCCGCAGCAGGTGCCGCGCCGCTCCCTGCATTCGCTGCGCGGGCGAATCGCGCTGCTGCATTCGATCGCCCATATCGAGCTCAATGCGGTCGACCTGGCCCTCGATATCGTTGCCCGCTTCGCCGGCGCACGGGTGCCGAATTCGTTCTTCGATGGATGGATGAAGGTCGCTTTCGAGGAAGCGAAGCATTTCCGTCTGGTCCGGGCGAGGCTTCAGGCACTCGGCGCCGACTATGGCGACCTGCCGGCCCATGACGGCCTGTGGCAGGCGGCGCATGACACGCGCAACGACCTGACGGCGCGCCTGGCCGTCGTGCCACTGATCCTGGAAGCGCGCGGGCTGGACGTGACGCCGGCCCTGCAGGCGAAGATGCGCGAAACCGGGGACCATGAGAGCGCCGCCGTGCTGGACGTGATCTATGAGGACGAGAAAGGCCATGTCGCCGTGGGCGCAAAATGGTTCCGCTTTCTCTGCGCGCGGGAGAAGCGCGATCCGGCCGCCGCGTTCCAGGCGCTGGTGCGGGCCAATTTTCGCGGCCCGCTCAAGGCGCCCTTCAACGATGTCGCGCGCGCCGAGGCCGGTCTGACCCCCTCCTTCTACCGCTCGATGACCGCTTCCACCAATATCTGA
- a CDS encoding DMT family transporter: MLLGILAGLTTCALWGLTFVAARVVEPFTTLDLVVGRYTTFGLICLMLMIDPRFRPSGMAPRRLVLGFLMGLLGYVGYFASVATAVKLAGPALPPLIVGTMPVILALIANRRDRALRWRALALPLLLIAGGVAVTDVALLHGADFGARRTMLLGLLASLAALAIWVAYALVNAETMRAPDAPAPLRWTGIQGLGALAGSLCLLPFASFDMPAQLPVAVTLTFVAWAVLMGAFASWLATWAWVVAARRLPLTLSAQLIVAETVFGLFYGFLFERRLPLPSEALGASLQIAGVLWAISLFLQADRRIARSLAVEAAPSRSGG; encoded by the coding sequence ATGCTTCTCGGAATCCTCGCCGGCCTCACCACCTGCGCGCTCTGGGGTCTCACCTTCGTTGCGGCCCGGGTTGTCGAGCCGTTTACGACGCTGGATCTTGTCGTCGGCCGCTACACCACCTTCGGTCTCATCTGCCTCATGCTGATGATCGACCCCCGCTTTCGGCCGAGCGGCATGGCGCCGCGCCGGCTGGTGCTTGGTTTTCTCATGGGATTGCTCGGCTATGTCGGCTATTTCGCCAGCGTTGCGACGGCGGTGAAGCTGGCGGGGCCGGCGCTGCCGCCGCTGATCGTCGGAACCATGCCGGTGATCCTGGCCCTGATCGCCAATCGCCGGGACCGGGCGCTGCGCTGGCGCGCCCTTGCGCTGCCGCTGCTGCTGATCGCCGGCGGCGTCGCGGTAACGGATGTGGCTCTCCTCCATGGTGCGGATTTCGGCGCGCGCCGGACGATGCTGCTCGGCCTTCTCGCATCGCTGGCAGCGCTGGCGATCTGGGTGGCGTATGCGCTGGTGAACGCCGAGACGATGCGGGCCCCGGACGCGCCGGCGCCGCTGCGCTGGACGGGCATCCAGGGGCTGGGCGCGCTGGCAGGAAGCCTCTGCCTGCTGCCCTTCGCCTCCTTCGACATGCCGGCGCAGCTACCGGTCGCGGTAACGCTGACCTTCGTCGCCTGGGCCGTGCTGATGGGCGCCTTTGCCTCCTGGCTTGCGACCTGGGCCTGGGTGGTGGCGGCGCGGCGCCTGCCGCTGACGCTGAGCGCCCAGCTGATCGTGGCCGAAACCGTGTTCGGACTATTCTACGGGTTCCTGTTCGAGCGCCGCCTGCCGCTCCCCTCGGAGGCGCTCGGAGCGTCCCTGCAGATCGCGGGCGTGCTCTGGGCCATCTCGCTCTTCCTCCAGGCCGACAGGCGGATCGCACGGTCACTCGCCGTCGAGGCTGCGCCGTCGCGTTCGGGCGGATGA